A genomic segment from Capra hircus breed San Clemente chromosome 7, ASM170441v1, whole genome shotgun sequence encodes:
- the LTC4S gene encoding leukotriene C4 synthase isoform X1 — protein sequence MKDEAALLATVTLLGVLLQGDLGAQSLPRVAAAHHRPAGVRAHLPSPSELQRVLPAVPRHALGGRHLLPRRRRGTVRSGLPVRAPPLLPGLRALCAAEAGPAVRERARALASRGPGGPRPARPLPPGRAARHAPWTAPETAAEGLRQRTPGRRSCS from the exons ATGAAGGACGAGGCAGCCCTTCTGGCCACTGTCACCCTCCTGGGCGTGCTGCTGCAAG GTGATCTCGGCGCGCAGAGCCTTCCGCGTGTCGCCGCCGCTCACCACCGGCCCGCCGGAGTTCGAGCGCATCTACCGAGCCCA AGTGAACTGCAGCGAGTACTTCCCGCTGTTCCTCGCCACGCTCTGGGTGGCCGGCATCTTCTTCCACGAAG GCGCCGCGGCACTGTGCGGTCTGGTCTACCTGTTCGCGCGCCTCCGCTACTTCCAGGGCTACGCGCGCTCTGCGCAGCAGAG GCTGGCCCCGCTGTACGCGAGCGCGCGCGCGCTCTGGCTTCTCGTGGCCCTGGCGGCCCTCGGCCTGCTCGCCCACTTCCTCCCGGCCGTGCTGCGCGCCACGCTCCTTGGACAGCTCCGGAAACTGCTGCTGAGGGCCTGAGACAGAGGACGCCTGGACGACGGAGCTGCAGTTGA
- the LTC4S gene encoding leukotriene C4 synthase isoform X2: protein MKDEAALLATVTLLGVLLQAYFSLQVISARRAFRVSPPLTTGPPEFERIYRAQVNCSEYFPLFLATLWVAGIFFHEGAAALCGLVYLFARLRYFQGYARSAQQRLAPLYASARALWLLVALAALGLLAHFLPAVLRATLLGQLRKLLLRA from the exons ATGAAGGACGAGGCAGCCCTTCTGGCCACTGTCACCCTCCTGGGCGTGCTGCTGCAAG CCTACTTCTCTCTGCAGGTGATCTCGGCGCGCAGAGCCTTCCGCGTGTCGCCGCCGCTCACCACCGGCCCGCCGGAGTTCGAGCGCATCTACCGAGCCCA AGTGAACTGCAGCGAGTACTTCCCGCTGTTCCTCGCCACGCTCTGGGTGGCCGGCATCTTCTTCCACGAAG GCGCCGCGGCACTGTGCGGTCTGGTCTACCTGTTCGCGCGCCTCCGCTACTTCCAGGGCTACGCGCGCTCTGCGCAGCAGAG GCTGGCCCCGCTGTACGCGAGCGCGCGCGCGCTCTGGCTTCTCGTGGCCCTGGCGGCCCTCGGCCTGCTCGCCCACTTCCTCCCGGCCGTGCTGCGCGCCACGCTCCTTGGACAGCTCCGGAAACTGCTGCTGAGGGCCTGA